CGGAGTGCTTCAAGGACTGATCAGGTCCTGGAGGTGCGGGCCACCCCGGTGGCCCGCACCCCTTCCGGGGCTCGTCCCTGCCTCTCCACCTTCTTCTCAGCAATACCGCTTCCAGGGAGCTGTTTCCATGAGCGCCGAGATCCCCGCCTCCCGCGAAGTCCCCCAGGAGAACAGGTTCAAGGTCTGGCGGCAGACCCGACCCTTCTGGGCGGGACTGTTCACCATGATTGGCGGCCTGCCGATCGCCTACCTTCCATACGGGGACATGCGGCTCGGCAATGTCACCCTCGCCATGGCGACGACCGCCGGAGCCGGCGCGCTGATCATCGGCGTCCTGCTCATCACGCTCGGCCTCACGATGTGGTTCCAGCCCATGGTGCGGGTCTTTGCGGGCGTTGCGTCGATTGTCCTTGGGCTGGTGTCCATCCCGGTGTCGAACTTCGGCGGTCTGGTCATCGGGTTCCTGTTCGCCCTTATCGGAGGCGGAATGTCCGCCGCGTGGGCGCCCGCCCCCCCGGTCGAGGAGGCCGCCGACGCAGAGCACGACGGTCAGCCGGAGGCCTCCGACGAGGCCGACGCCGAGTTCGAGACCGCGGCCGTGCAGGCGGCCGGGATCCCGGAGCAGTACGAGGTGGACGAGGCGACCGAAACGACGATCGACGCCAAGGGCGGGAGGAACAGTGCGGGGTGACGAGACTCAGTCGGCGCTCGCGAAGGAGGGCCCGCGGCACGCGGCCCCGCGCAAGTCGCTGCTGAACAGGATCCAGGGCCCCGCGGGCAAGGCGATGGCGCTGGCCGCCATGCCGACCGCGGTGTTCGTGGGCATGGGCCTCACGCCCAAGCTCGCCCTGGCCGACGACAAGGACATCCCCTTCGCGCCCGGCCCCTGTGTGACCCGCTCGGACGAGCCGCTCCCGGAAGAGACGGCGACGGCGAAGCCGACGGAGAGCGCGAAGCCGACGGCCACCGCCTCGGCGACCGCGACCCCGACCGCCACCGCGACCCCGACCGCCACCGCGACGGCGACCGCTTCCGCCACCGTGACCCCGACGCCCACCGCGACGGGAACCGGTTCGGAGACGGGACAGGCGACCACGCAGACGACGCGGGAGCAGGCGGCGACCGCGCCCGAGCCGACCGCGACGCCCACGGCGACGGCCACACCCACGGCCACGCCGACTCCGACGAAGTCGACGAACCCGCTCGACCCGCTGGGCGTGGGCGACGCCATCCGTGACTTCTTCGACGGCCCGAACCCCGAGCCGACCGCCACCACGGCCGCGCCGACGACGGCGGCACCGACCACGGCCGCCCCGCAGGTGCAGAAGGCCGCGGCCGACGACGAGCCGGTCGCCACCGCGACCCCGTCGACGACCGCCACCGCCACTGCCGGCGCCACCGCCAAGCCGAAGACGGCCAACGCCTCGGCCTCCGACGCGATCAACGCGGGGACCAACGCGGCGGCCAAGACGGCGATCGAGAAGGCCGCCGACAAGGCCGGCGTCACGGTCGCCGAGCTCCCGGAGAGCGCCAAGGGCCTCGACCCCAAGAAGGACGAGTCCATACCCGACGGCGCCAAGCCGCGCTTCCCGTGCCCCGAGCTCGACCCCGAGGCGCTCGCGGCGGCCGACCTGGACCCGGGCGTCCCGCTGGTGCCGGACGAGCCGTGGCGCCTGGAGAGCTCGCTGCTCACGCTGAACGGTCTGAAGTACCACGGCATCGTGGAGGTGAAGACCGGCAGCGGCAAGATCAAGAAGGTCCTGAAGTTCACCGCGACCGGCATCGACATCAAGGACCTCCACCAGCTGACGGTCCACTCCGAGGGCCGCACGGGACACGTCCGCTCCGACAAGGGCTCGACGTCGACCATCCGCAACGGCACGGTGACCATGTACACGGAGGAGCTGAAGGGCAACCTCTTCGGCCTCATCCCGATCACCTTCGCCCCGGAGTCCCCGCCCCCGCTGGACGTCCCCTTCGCCTTCTTCACCAAGGTGCAGCTCAAGCAGGCGGGCCAGTTCGGCGGCACCCTCAAGGTCCCGGGCCTGCGCAACACGATCGAGCCCAGCTGATTTGTTCGTGGGCCGCACTCATGTCGAGTGCGGCCCACAGTATCTACTCAAAGGCTGAATAGAATCTTCACAGAATCAAACTGGTGTTCTAACTTGAGGGGTAGCTGAGGCCGACAAGGCCTGGCGCGCGGACGTCGGGGGCGGCCGTCGTGCAGTGACCCTCCATGCGTCCACGCGGGTACTCCTGTGAGGACTGATCCCACTTCATGCTTCGTCAATTCGACCGCCCGCTACGTCGGGCGGCGATCTGCGCAGCGGTCCTGACCGCTGCGCTGGCTGCCCTTCTTGTGGCTACAAGACCGTCTCTCCCTTGGGCCGACCGCACGCGCGCGGCCGCTGCTCAACAGCTCCAGGTCGCTCCTGGTCCCGTCATGTTCCCCCTCTTCGCTCGAAAGTCCGGTCGGCTCTACGACTACGAACCCAAGGGGACTGGTGGAGTCAAGCCTCTCGTCGATATGGGGGGAGGGTGGGCGGAGGCTGACGCCCTCGTCCAGGCCAATGTCTCAGAGGGCGGCAAGGGTAACGATCTCTACCACCGCTTGGGCGGCAGGCTCTTTTACACGGCCGAGCACGGCAACGACACCAAGGTCGTGGGCGCGGGCTGGGAGATTTACAACTTGCTGGTCTCCGTCGGAAACATGGGCGGGTCCGCTGAACCCGACCTGGTCGGCCGTCACACGGACGGCACGCTCTGGCTCTACCAGGGGAAGCCGGATGGCATGCTCCAATCGCGCATCCGCATAGGTAGTGGCGGTTGGGGTGGCATCTCTGCGCTCGCAGGCCGAGGTGACTACACCGGCGACGGCAAGACC
Above is a genomic segment from Streptomyces sp. NBC_00094 containing:
- a CDS encoding DUF6114 domain-containing protein; translated protein: MSAEIPASREVPQENRFKVWRQTRPFWAGLFTMIGGLPIAYLPYGDMRLGNVTLAMATTAGAGALIIGVLLITLGLTMWFQPMVRVFAGVASIVLGLVSIPVSNFGGLVIGFLFALIGGGMSAAWAPAPPVEEAADAEHDGQPEASDEADAEFETAAVQAAGIPEQYEVDEATETTIDAKGGRNSAG
- a CDS encoding VCBS repeat-containing protein is translated as MFPLFARKSGRLYDYEPKGTGGVKPLVDMGGGWAEADALVQANVSEGGKGNDLYHRLGGRLFYTAEHGNDTKVVGAGWEIYNLLVSVGNMGGSAEPDLVGRHTDGTLWLYQGKPDGMLQSRIRIGSGGWGGISALAGRGDYTGDGKTDLVARSTDGTLYIYPGTGNLVEDGVLGSRITVGTGWNVHKSIVSAGDNNGDGKTDLIAADTDGLLWLFKGTGNPSAPFVPRVQIGTGGWAAFDLLF